From the Gramella sp. Hel_I_59 genome, one window contains:
- a CDS encoding glutamate-cysteine ligase family protein, which translates to MAYHLFEVYGIELEYMLVHNKTMKVNPSVDELFTLKNGTLTSDVSNGKIEWSNELVAHVVELKTNGPVSSLEDLENDFLQNIKEINKLLENIDSKLLAGACHPLMDTLVETKLWPHDHNEIYNLYNRIFDCRGHGWSNVQSMHINLPFANDQEFEKLHAAVRILLPIIPGLAASSPVLDGHFTGYKDSRMHYYKTNQKEIPHMTGKVIPEQVFSKKEYHEKIFDPINKAIKKYDTEQILDHHFLNSRGAISRFDRNAIEIRVIDTQETPSADIAIAAFIVEALRLLVSEELVSLEDQKTWHEDDLYDIFNDVIRDAENTLITNKRYLAIFDIEKDAEVRNIWKNIYKRVGNKLSVNHQNHIEFLLQNGSLASRILKSLRGDFSETNIKRTYLKIAESLQSDRMFRP; encoded by the coding sequence ATGGCATATCACTTATTTGAAGTTTATGGAATAGAGCTGGAATACATGCTCGTGCATAATAAAACCATGAAGGTTAATCCTTCAGTTGATGAATTGTTTACCCTCAAGAATGGTACTCTAACTTCAGATGTTTCAAACGGTAAGATTGAATGGAGCAATGAGCTCGTAGCCCATGTAGTAGAATTAAAAACCAATGGTCCCGTATCCAGCCTGGAAGATCTGGAAAATGACTTTCTTCAGAATATAAAGGAGATTAACAAGCTTCTTGAAAATATAGATTCAAAATTACTGGCCGGCGCATGCCATCCTTTAATGGATACTTTGGTAGAAACAAAATTATGGCCACACGATCATAACGAAATTTACAACCTCTACAATAGGATATTTGACTGCAGGGGACATGGGTGGAGCAATGTTCAGAGTATGCATATCAATTTGCCCTTTGCAAATGATCAGGAATTTGAGAAGTTGCATGCAGCAGTGCGTATCTTACTTCCAATTATTCCTGGTCTGGCAGCAAGCTCCCCGGTATTAGATGGTCATTTCACTGGATATAAGGATTCCAGAATGCACTATTATAAAACCAACCAGAAGGAAATACCTCATATGACAGGGAAGGTCATACCTGAACAGGTCTTCAGTAAGAAAGAATATCACGAAAAGATCTTTGATCCTATAAATAAAGCGATTAAGAAGTATGATACCGAACAAATTCTCGATCATCATTTTTTAAATTCAAGAGGAGCTATTTCCCGGTTCGACAGGAATGCAATTGAGATCAGGGTTATCGATACTCAGGAAACACCTTCCGCAGATATTGCTATTGCCGCCTTTATAGTAGAAGCTTTAAGATTATTGGTTTCTGAAGAACTGGTATCTCTGGAAGATCAAAAGACCTGGCACGAAGATGATTTATATGACATCTTTAATGATGTGATCAGGGATGCTGAAAATACGCTGATTACAAACAAGCGATATCTTGCAATTTTTGATATTGAAAAAGACGCTGAAGTTAGAAATATCTGGAAAAACATTTATAAACGCGTAGGTAATAAATTGTCTGTGAATCATCAGAATCATATTGAATTCTTATTACAGAATGGCAGTCTTGCATCACGTATTTTAAAATCCTTGAGAGGAGATTTTTCAGAAACGAACATAAAACGTACTTACTTGAAGATCGCTGAAAGTCTGCAGTCGGATCGTATGTTCCGGCCATGA
- a CDS encoding RimK family protein translates to MNKYIVVNQPENWTISPENTKIISSRDYLTNPEFAKLKNVRIFNLCKDYSYQSKGYYVSLLAEARGHSAIPTIRNLVDLGEPKLVRIVSDEFDDLIQRSFKSLKSKEFTLSIYFGQNVAAKYKELSATFFRHFQIPLLRVRFIYTTKWNIKNIKAISEAEIPEEHKESMYAFAEQYFSKKRYDTPKLSNYEYDLAILVKDGDPAPPSNSKALKKFVEIAEKMGFYTEIVSPKDLSRLSSFDALFIRQSTEVNNEAYAFARKAQQEGIALVDMPDAILKCCNKVFMAEALQNAGIPTPQTMIVHKENVSQVLETIGLPVVLKSPDSTFSFGVKKAKTESEYHELASAMLKESELVIAQEFSYSEYDWRIGILDGKPFYASKYYMAKGHWQIYNWNAEDKYDQDGNADSLPIEKVPAEIIKIAVKSAKLMGAGLYGIDIKETEKGPVVIEINDNPNIDAGVEDEYYGDKIYTDIITALKNRLEKN, encoded by the coding sequence ATGAATAAATACATCGTTGTAAACCAGCCTGAAAACTGGACCATTTCTCCGGAGAATACAAAAATTATCTCTTCGCGGGATTACCTTACCAATCCTGAATTCGCAAAGCTCAAGAATGTTCGAATATTTAATCTCTGTAAAGACTATTCATACCAGTCCAAGGGATACTATGTCTCTTTACTGGCAGAAGCCCGTGGACATTCAGCTATCCCAACCATTAGGAATCTGGTGGATCTTGGAGAACCAAAGTTGGTCAGGATAGTTTCTGATGAATTTGACGATCTTATTCAGCGTAGTTTTAAAAGTCTGAAATCCAAAGAGTTTACGCTCAGCATCTATTTTGGGCAGAATGTCGCCGCGAAATACAAGGAATTGAGCGCTACATTTTTCAGGCATTTCCAGATTCCATTATTGCGGGTACGATTCATTTATACGACTAAGTGGAATATTAAAAATATCAAAGCGATTTCTGAAGCTGAAATTCCTGAAGAACATAAAGAGAGTATGTATGCATTTGCTGAGCAATATTTTAGCAAAAAGCGTTATGATACTCCGAAGCTTTCCAATTATGAATATGACTTAGCAATCTTGGTGAAAGATGGGGATCCCGCACCTCCAAGTAATAGCAAAGCTTTGAAAAAATTCGTGGAGATCGCGGAAAAAATGGGTTTTTATACTGAAATTGTTTCACCTAAAGACCTCTCCAGGCTTTCATCTTTCGATGCTCTGTTTATCCGCCAGAGTACGGAAGTAAATAATGAAGCTTACGCATTTGCTCGCAAAGCACAGCAGGAAGGCATTGCGCTTGTAGATATGCCAGATGCAATATTAAAATGTTGCAACAAGGTATTTATGGCTGAAGCTTTGCAAAATGCCGGAATACCAACGCCGCAAACCATGATCGTACACAAAGAAAATGTTAGTCAGGTTCTGGAAACGATCGGATTGCCAGTAGTATTAAAATCACCGGATTCTACTTTCTCTTTTGGTGTTAAAAAAGCAAAAACCGAATCTGAATATCATGAGCTCGCATCTGCGATGCTTAAAGAGTCTGAACTGGTTATCGCTCAGGAATTTTCCTATTCTGAATATGACTGGAGAATTGGAATTCTAGATGGAAAACCATTTTACGCCAGTAAATACTATATGGCAAAAGGTCACTGGCAGATCTACAACTGGAATGCTGAAGACAAATATGATCAGGATGGAAATGCAGACTCTCTGCCTATAGAAAAAGTTCCTGCTGAAATAATTAAAATTGCGGTAAAGTCGGCAAAACTAATGGGTGCAGGCTTATACGGAATCGATATTAAAGAAACTGAAAAAGGCCCGGTGGTTATTGAAATAAATGACAATCCCAATATTGATGCGGGAGTAGAGGATGAGTATTATGGTGATAAGATCTATACTGATATCATTACTGCTCTTAAAAACCGACTAGAAAAAAATTAA
- a CDS encoding dipeptidase, with protein MKLSISGLLLFSLVFNSNAQTQDSELIEKATRIHERVITIDTHNDININNFTTDKNYTQDLDTQVNLPKMMAGGLDVSWLIVYTGQGELNEQGYAEAYENAISKFDAIHRLTETYASETIGLATTSAEVRKLVSEGKKVAMIGVENAYPVGTDLSRIKEFHDRGARYMSLSHNGHSQFSDSNTGEENDEWLHNGLSELGEKAVLEMNKFGIMIDVSHPSKEAIKDMFSISKAPLIASHSSARALCDHSRNLDDELLELFRENGGVVQTVAFSSYLNTEKHNTFSKAETKVYKNTADQLGLSYLERDSVRKLDETAKENYYTDLKKIRTAAKPALDNLNETSTPVAVLDFVDHIDYLVKKIGIDHVGISSDFDGGGGIYGWDDASETLNVTIELVRRGYSEQEIAKLWGENLLRVLDEVQDVSRNMQG; from the coding sequence ATGAAATTATCAATATCAGGATTACTCCTTTTCTCTCTAGTATTTAATAGCAATGCACAAACTCAGGATTCAGAATTGATCGAGAAAGCGACCAGAATACATGAGCGTGTGATTACTATAGATACGCACAACGATATTAATATTAATAATTTCACTACTGATAAAAACTATACACAAGACCTGGACACCCAGGTAAATTTGCCGAAAATGATGGCTGGTGGGCTTGATGTTAGCTGGTTGATCGTTTATACCGGGCAGGGCGAATTGAATGAGCAAGGTTATGCTGAAGCTTATGAGAATGCAATTAGCAAATTTGATGCAATTCACAGGCTTACAGAAACTTATGCTTCTGAAACTATAGGACTGGCTACGACTTCTGCGGAAGTAAGAAAGTTGGTTTCAGAAGGAAAAAAAGTCGCCATGATAGGTGTGGAAAATGCGTATCCTGTTGGGACCGATCTAAGCAGAATCAAAGAGTTTCACGATAGAGGAGCCAGATATATGTCACTTTCACATAATGGTCATAGTCAGTTTTCAGACTCCAATACGGGAGAGGAAAATGATGAATGGCTGCACAATGGATTGAGCGAATTGGGAGAGAAGGCAGTTCTGGAAATGAATAAGTTTGGAATTATGATCGATGTTTCACATCCCAGTAAAGAAGCGATCAAAGATATGTTCAGCATATCAAAAGCACCACTTATAGCTTCTCATTCTTCTGCCAGAGCTCTTTGCGATCATAGTAGAAACCTGGATGACGAACTACTTGAACTGTTTCGTGAGAATGGCGGTGTCGTTCAAACGGTGGCGTTTAGTTCTTATTTGAATACTGAGAAACATAATACTTTTTCGAAGGCAGAAACTAAAGTTTACAAAAATACTGCAGATCAATTGGGCTTGAGTTATTTAGAAAGAGACAGCGTTCGAAAACTTGATGAAACAGCGAAAGAGAACTATTACACAGATCTAAAAAAGATAAGAACCGCCGCTAAGCCTGCCCTGGATAATTTAAATGAAACTTCAACTCCGGTGGCCGTACTAGATTTCGTGGATCATATCGACTACCTCGTGAAAAAAATTGGTATTGATCATGTTGGAATTAGCTCCGACTTTGATGGAGGCGGTGGAATTTATGGTTGGGATGATGCCAGTGAAACGCTTAATGTAACTATCGAACTAGTTCGAAGAGGATATTCTGAACAGGAAATAGCGAAACTCTGGGGTGAAAACCTACTAAGAGTACTCGACGAAGTTCAGGATGTAAGTAGAAATATGCAGGGATAA
- a CDS encoding SdiA-regulated domain-containing protein, whose protein sequence is MNKWVIGIVTMVIVLAGIIYAIYQLNDYDFNDVEKSYEIVESWELPSELNEVSGMVYNEDGLMICVQDEDGILFTFDMETKEIIKTHKFSYSGDYEALTYLDGVYWVAESNGRIIDVSDLDVADQELEGIQLDFEYRNNIEGMTATPDGKLWITVKDRNLDNSSGYKGVYEYDPETRKLQKEPILRVDYEDPKFERLKTHNPRKLLRPSDLAIHPLTGDLYILDAEFQKVIITDQQGGIKSIHLLDPAEFEQPEGIAFSKDGRIFISNERVGVPANIREIKFN, encoded by the coding sequence ATGAATAAGTGGGTTATTGGAATCGTAACTATGGTCATTGTTTTGGCCGGAATCATTTACGCGATCTACCAATTAAATGATTATGATTTTAATGATGTTGAGAAATCTTATGAAATAGTCGAGTCATGGGAATTACCTTCAGAATTAAATGAAGTTTCCGGAATGGTATATAATGAAGACGGACTTATGATCTGTGTGCAGGATGAGGACGGTATCCTGTTTACTTTTGATATGGAAACGAAAGAGATCATTAAAACACACAAGTTTTCATATTCCGGAGATTATGAGGCTTTAACTTATCTGGATGGTGTCTACTGGGTTGCTGAAAGTAATGGGCGAATTATAGATGTTTCAGATCTTGATGTTGCAGATCAGGAACTGGAGGGCATACAGTTGGATTTTGAATACAGGAACAACATAGAAGGTATGACTGCAACTCCAGACGGAAAGTTGTGGATCACAGTCAAGGATCGTAATCTGGACAATAGTAGTGGTTATAAAGGTGTTTATGAATATGATCCGGAAACCAGAAAACTGCAGAAAGAACCAATCTTAAGAGTTGACTACGAAGATCCAAAGTTTGAACGTTTAAAAACTCATAATCCCAGAAAACTATTAAGACCATCAGATCTTGCGATTCATCCGTTAACCGGCGATCTATATATTCTTGATGCTGAATTTCAGAAGGTGATAATTACCGATCAACAAGGCGGTATAAAATCCATACACTTGCTCGACCCGGCAGAATTCGAGCAACCAGAAGGAATTGCATTTTCTAAAGATGGCAGGATTTTTATTTCTAATGAAAGAGTAGGAGTACCCGCAAATATCAGGGAAATAAAATTTAATTAA
- a CDS encoding transglycosylase domain-containing protein yields the protein MLAKLKNNPIIRWALIIISSLTGFFLLFFASIYFGLFGKIPTESELSSLQQNKATQVLASNGELIGKFYVYDRQPIDFDQLPSHLIEALIATEDARFYEHDGIDNRSLGRVFFKSILLQDDSAGGGSTITLQLAKNIYGRKDYGILGIVINKMQEAVIAKRLENVYSKNELVQLYFNTVPFSDNTYGIESASMKFFDKHTVDLKLEEAAVLVGMLKASHYYNPRIFPERSRLRRDVVLMQMAKYNYLSVPQAEEAKMLPLILDYRSYSHDKGIAPYFREQVRKDVSGILDTLKNKDGEKYNIYRDGLIVHTTLNYEMQQLAEEAMREHMSQLQNDHEKSYGNYGPWERNKKVLMDAVKRSSRYQKLSKEGLSEEQILEKMEQKHSTELFTYDGMETKNVSSIDSIAHYLKFLNSGLLAVSPKDGAVQAWVGGVDFRFFKYDHVSQSKRQVGSTFKPFVYTAALENGMDPCTYFSVREVTYDKGWTPSNSSSEGDDPNMNYNLKTALSKSMNTIAVKVLMETGIPNVIRQARDLGIESDLPAVPSIALGTASLNLEEMTGAYSAYANDGYAAKPFYISRIEDAEGNVLATFKPKVSEKKAFSEDTRKIMVNMMQATVDEGTASRLRYSYGLRNDIAGKTGTTQDNKDGWFVGITPELVCVTWVGSDDHRIGFRNTGIGQGANSALPIFAKLMQKMNASSSFNAITNARFQPLSSELANLMECPPEERDNFFERLFSGKNKDRKDRLDDKDEEDGKKKKGFFKKLFGKKDDN from the coding sequence ATGTTAGCGAAACTAAAGAACAATCCCATTATTCGATGGGCACTTATTATTATATCCAGCCTTACAGGGTTTTTCCTGCTTTTTTTTGCCAGTATCTATTTTGGCCTCTTCGGAAAAATACCTACAGAATCTGAACTTTCATCATTACAACAAAATAAGGCCACCCAGGTCCTCGCTTCTAACGGCGAGTTAATAGGTAAGTTCTACGTTTATGATCGCCAACCCATCGATTTCGATCAGCTTCCCTCCCATCTCATTGAAGCCTTAATTGCTACTGAAGATGCACGTTTCTATGAGCATGATGGTATTGATAATCGTAGTTTAGGAAGGGTTTTCTTTAAATCGATTTTACTTCAGGATGATTCTGCCGGAGGTGGAAGTACGATTACTCTTCAGCTGGCCAAAAATATTTATGGTAGAAAAGATTACGGAATCCTAGGCATTGTGATCAACAAAATGCAGGAAGCTGTAATTGCGAAACGTCTGGAAAATGTTTATAGTAAAAATGAACTCGTCCAGCTATATTTTAACACGGTACCATTTAGTGATAATACCTACGGAATTGAAAGTGCTTCCATGAAATTTTTCGATAAACATACTGTGGATCTTAAGCTCGAAGAAGCTGCAGTACTTGTCGGAATGCTAAAGGCAAGTCATTATTACAATCCGCGAATCTTTCCAGAAAGAAGCAGACTTCGTCGTGATGTTGTGCTTATGCAAATGGCGAAATATAACTACCTGAGTGTGCCACAAGCTGAAGAAGCCAAGATGTTGCCACTTATTCTGGATTATCGAAGTTATAGTCATGATAAAGGTATTGCACCCTATTTTAGAGAACAGGTACGCAAAGATGTTTCAGGAATCCTGGATACTTTAAAGAATAAGGATGGAGAAAAGTACAATATATATAGAGATGGTCTAATAGTTCATACCACGCTAAATTACGAAATGCAACAGCTTGCTGAAGAGGCTATGCGAGAGCATATGTCTCAATTGCAAAACGATCACGAGAAATCCTACGGGAATTATGGTCCATGGGAAAGGAATAAGAAGGTATTGATGGACGCTGTAAAGCGCAGTTCAAGGTACCAGAAGCTTTCAAAAGAAGGTCTTTCAGAAGAACAGATCCTGGAAAAAATGGAACAGAAGCATTCTACTGAGTTGTTTACTTACGACGGAATGGAAACTAAAAATGTGAGCAGCATAGATAGTATTGCACATTACTTGAAATTTCTGAATTCCGGACTTCTGGCAGTTAGTCCTAAGGATGGTGCTGTCCAGGCCTGGGTTGGAGGAGTTGACTTCCGTTTCTTTAAATATGATCATGTGAGCCAGAGCAAGAGACAGGTTGGATCTACCTTCAAACCTTTTGTTTATACCGCTGCCCTTGAAAATGGAATGGATCCATGTACCTATTTTTCGGTTCGAGAAGTTACGTATGATAAAGGCTGGACTCCTTCCAATTCTTCTTCGGAAGGAGATGATCCAAATATGAATTACAATCTAAAGACGGCACTTAGTAAGTCCATGAATACCATCGCCGTAAAAGTTTTAATGGAGACAGGAATTCCAAATGTGATCAGGCAGGCCAGAGATCTTGGAATAGAATCTGATCTCCCGGCTGTTCCTTCCATTGCACTAGGAACCGCTTCGCTTAATTTAGAGGAAATGACAGGTGCTTATTCAGCTTATGCAAATGATGGATATGCTGCCAAGCCATTCTACATCAGTAGAATCGAAGATGCTGAAGGTAATGTGCTAGCTACTTTTAAACCCAAGGTTTCAGAAAAAAAAGCTTTTTCCGAAGATACCCGCAAAATAATGGTCAATATGATGCAGGCTACTGTGGATGAAGGTACCGCAAGCCGACTTAGATACAGCTATGGTTTAAGAAATGACATCGCAGGTAAAACCGGAACGACTCAGGATAATAAGGATGGTTGGTTCGTGGGAATAACGCCAGAACTGGTTTGTGTAACCTGGGTAGGATCTGATGATCACCGTATAGGTTTCAGGAATACTGGAATTGGCCAAGGAGCAAATTCGGCACTACCGATCTTTGCGAAGCTAATGCAGAAAATGAATGCAAGTTCAAGTTTTAATGCTATTACCAATGCGAGATTTCAACCTTTGTCTTCAGAGCTGGCAAACCTGATGGAATGCCCGCCAGAAGAACGTGATAACTTTTTCGAAAGACTGTTTTCCGGTAAAAATAAAGATCGGAAAGACAGATTAGACGATAAGGATGAAGAAGATGGGAAGAAGAAAAAAGGTTTCTTCAAGAAACTCTTCGGTAAAAAAGACGATAATTAG
- a CDS encoding DEAD/DEAH box helicase, giving the protein MASETFGIEKKKVDKQLYDYQQKDIDKIFGVIEEHPENYNLLYQLPTGGGKTVIFSQMTREYIQRTNKKVLILTHRIELCKQTSKMLSGFGVRNKIINSKVKELPDQNDYMCFVAMVETLNNRLNDEKLKIEDIGLVIIDEAHYNSFRKLFKFFEKCFILGVTATPLSSNIKLPMKDNYRELIVGDSITSLIEKGFLASSNIYSYNVGLTNLKVGMNGDYTVKSSEELYSNYSMQEKLLNAYYERSRGKKTLIFNNGINTSVEVYHTFKSAGLPIRHLDNTTSKQDRKDILKWFKHTPDAIVTSVSILTTGFDEPTVETIVLNRATKSLTLYFQMIGRGSRVLKDKSEFTVIDLGNNMARFGNWSSPVDWKQIFRSPDFYFENLLSDEDIERDFQYQMPEEIREQFSKTEDVSFDIEAAYDTVIKKGLKSKAVLEWSMEQHVKMCVENSEDVFDARILAKELKDDISSRIKQYSYCISKSTKNYRDWLEEDYSRKLRMQINKEF; this is encoded by the coding sequence ATGGCGTCAGAAACATTTGGAATTGAGAAAAAGAAGGTCGACAAACAATTATATGATTACCAGCAGAAGGATATAGATAAAATTTTCGGGGTTATTGAAGAACATCCTGAAAACTATAATCTTCTATACCAGTTACCTACAGGAGGAGGGAAGACAGTTATTTTCTCTCAAATGACCAGGGAATATATTCAAAGAACCAATAAAAAGGTTCTTATACTAACACACCGTATTGAATTATGTAAGCAAACTTCTAAAATGCTTTCTGGATTTGGTGTGCGTAACAAGATCATTAACAGTAAAGTAAAGGAGTTACCAGATCAAAATGACTACATGTGTTTTGTAGCCATGGTGGAAACTTTGAACAACAGGCTTAATGATGAAAAGCTTAAGATCGAGGATATTGGACTGGTAATTATCGATGAAGCTCACTATAATAGTTTCAGAAAGCTCTTCAAGTTTTTTGAAAAGTGTTTTATTCTGGGAGTTACCGCCACACCGCTTAGTTCCAATATTAAGCTACCTATGAAAGATAATTACCGCGAACTTATCGTTGGTGATTCTATTACATCGTTGATCGAGAAAGGCTTCCTGGCGAGTTCTAATATTTATAGTTATAATGTTGGTCTTACCAATCTTAAAGTGGGGATGAATGGTGACTATACTGTGAAATCTTCAGAAGAACTGTATTCCAACTATAGTATGCAGGAGAAACTTCTCAATGCATATTATGAACGTTCTCGCGGTAAGAAAACCTTAATTTTCAATAATGGTATTAATACTTCGGTAGAAGTTTACCATACATTTAAAAGCGCTGGCTTGCCTATTCGTCATTTAGACAATACCACCAGCAAGCAGGATAGAAAAGATATTTTAAAGTGGTTTAAGCATACTCCAGATGCGATCGTTACTTCAGTAAGTATTCTTACGACTGGGTTTGATGAACCCACTGTAGAGACTATTGTCTTAAATCGTGCTACTAAGTCACTTACCTTGTATTTCCAGATGATTGGTCGTGGATCTCGTGTTCTTAAAGATAAGAGCGAATTTACCGTGATCGATCTTGGTAATAACATGGCCAGGTTTGGAAACTGGAGCAGTCCGGTTGATTGGAAACAGATCTTTAGATCACCAGATTTCTATTTTGAAAATCTATTGAGCGACGAGGATATCGAAAGAGATTTCCAATACCAGATGCCAGAGGAAATACGGGAACAGTTTTCTAAAACTGAAGATGTATCCTTTGATATTGAAGCTGCTTACGACACAGTTATTAAGAAAGGGCTAAAATCCAAAGCGGTTCTTGAATGGTCTATGGAGCAGCATGTTAAGATGTGCGTGGAGAATAGCGAAGATGTATTCGATGCCAGAATCCTTGCTAAAGAACTAAAGGATGACATTAGTTCACGAATTAAACAATACTCTTACTGTATAAGTAAAAGCACTAAAAATTATCGGGACTGGCTGGAAGAAGATTACTCCAGAAAACTAAGAATGCAGATCAATAAAGAATTCTAA
- a CDS encoding Crp/Fnr family transcriptional regulator, whose translation MQDKEFNQQNNYTVLQECVLFNDVSEEHLEELHGNFYIEKWPRQTCLVHCEKFLFHFYIIKNGRVKMYHTDFESAKEHTIFLLKNGDVFDLFCLLDGIKHKAYYECLDHTEVLAIPMDKLRNWLQSYPEYYKNFLSYAGRSMRMLEENVSQLVFSDITTRLLHLLLKNIDRTSNKLTNINDLPDKELAFLIGSSRAVVNRHLQKMKKMGLIKISRNKLQVKNVSLLVQQLENNRINKN comes from the coding sequence TTGCAGGATAAAGAATTCAATCAACAGAATAATTATACAGTATTACAGGAATGCGTTTTATTCAATGATGTTTCAGAAGAACATTTAGAGGAACTTCATGGAAATTTCTATATAGAAAAATGGCCTAGACAAACCTGTCTTGTGCATTGCGAAAAATTTCTTTTTCATTTTTACATCATAAAGAATGGAAGGGTTAAAATGTATCATACAGACTTTGAAAGCGCTAAGGAACACACCATTTTCCTACTAAAAAATGGCGACGTATTTGATCTTTTCTGCTTACTGGACGGGATTAAACATAAAGCGTACTATGAATGTCTTGATCATACAGAAGTACTCGCTATTCCCATGGATAAATTGAGGAACTGGTTACAGTCTTATCCGGAATACTATAAGAATTTTCTGAGTTATGCAGGTAGATCCATGCGAATGTTGGAGGAGAATGTTTCCCAACTGGTTTTTAGCGATATCACAACGCGTTTACTGCATTTACTTTTGAAGAACATAGATAGAACATCTAATAAATTGACGAATATCAATGATCTTCCAGATAAAGAGCTCGCTTTTTTAATAGGTTCCAGTCGTGCAGTTGTGAACAGACATCTTCAGAAAATGAAGAAAATGGGACTTATAAAAATATCCAGAAACAAACTACAGGTTAAAAACGTATCTCTATTAGTGCAACAACTGGAAAATAATAGAATAAATAAGAATTAA
- the cysM gene encoding cysteine synthase CysM, with protein MNNSVIDLVGNTPLVKASRVFSKPGVELYFKLEGQNPGGSVKDRAAYNMIKSALDRGTIDKKTKLIEATSGNTGIALAMIAGIFGLDIELVMPENSTIERVQTMRAYGAKVTLTSSDTGIEGSRDYAEDKMKSGNYFMLNQFGNDDNWQAHYKTTGPEIWRDTEHKVTHFVSSMGTTGTIMGTSTFLKENNPDIQIVGVQPEDNARIPGIRKWPEAYLPKIFDAKKVDEVLEVNEEDARIMSRRLAEEEGIFAGMSSGGATAAAVRLCESLESGLVVSIICDRGDRYLSSDLFEK; from the coding sequence ATGAACAATTCAGTTATAGATTTAGTTGGGAATACACCCTTGGTAAAAGCTTCAAGAGTTTTTTCAAAACCCGGAGTAGAACTATACTTCAAACTTGAAGGCCAGAATCCAGGAGGAAGTGTCAAGGATCGTGCAGCTTATAATATGATTAAAAGCGCATTGGATCGTGGGACTATTGATAAAAAAACAAAATTGATCGAAGCAACCAGCGGGAATACTGGAATTGCACTGGCGATGATCGCTGGTATATTTGGCCTTGATATCGAATTAGTAATGCCCGAAAATTCAACTATTGAAAGAGTTCAGACGATGCGCGCTTATGGTGCCAAGGTAACCTTAACCAGTTCAGACACCGGGATAGAAGGTTCGAGAGATTATGCTGAAGATAAGATGAAGTCCGGCAATTATTTTATGCTGAACCAGTTTGGAAATGATGATAACTGGCAGGCGCATTATAAAACTACAGGGCCTGAAATCTGGAGAGATACGGAACACAAGGTCACACACTTCGTATCTTCTATGGGAACTACAGGTACAATTATGGGGACAAGTACATTTCTAAAGGAGAACAATCCTGACATACAGATTGTAGGAGTTCAACCTGAAGATAATGCCAGAATTCCGGGCATTCGAAAATGGCCGGAAGCTTATTTACCGAAGATATTTGATGCTAAAAAAGTAGACGAGGTACTGGAAGTAAATGAGGAAGACGCAAGAATTATGAGTCGAAGACTTGCTGAAGAAGAAGGTATTTTTGCCGGAATGAGTAGTGGTGGAGCTACCGCGGCTGCAGTTAGATTATGTGAATCTTTAGAAAGTGGATTGGTGGTTTCCATTATATGCGATCGTGGTGACCGTTATCTTTCTTCAGACCTATTTGAAAAATAA